The Psychrobacillus sp. FSL K6-2836 nucleotide sequence TAATTGATTGTTTAACGGAACTAATACCACAATGGGCGGGATACACGAATGTAAATGTTACAATGCATAGAGATAAGATTGAGGTAGAAGGTAAAGATATAAATAGAATTTGGATATTGTATAGTAGATAAAGTTATTGCACAATCGGCCGCGATTGTGGAAGATTACTTTTCTGTTTCTTCTTCAACTAACTGTGTGCTTTAGTAAATATTCTATGATTGCTTAAGTAACTCTTTTCTCTTATTAGCTCACGGGGTAGTTTAGTTAAATAAGCTTTTATATAAATATGTTTGTTCGGTAAAGGAGAAAAAATGGAATATAAAGACTTAGCTGCATTAACAAACTGCTTCATTGGATTTATGCTTTATTAAATAGCAAAGAAACTTTCCAAGATATAGTGTAATTACTGTTACAAGTGATTAAGTAAAAACCTTCCAAAAGGTTTTTGGAGGGGTATTTGTCATGGATAAAATAGTATTACATAAGATTAATAGTAATTTTAAAGAAAAATATTGACATCCTATTAGCTGGTTTACTTCAAGAAGAGGTAAACCCTTTTTTCTTATTGAACTAACGAAGCAGTTTAGTTGAAGAAGGAAAAGTTTCTTAAATTGTCGAAATTAAAAATTGTAGGTATAATATTCTATTCTACAAATAACAATTTATTAGGAGGAATTAGTACATTGAAAACAATAGGTTTAATCGGTGGGATGAGTTGGGAATCATCAAGTGAATATTACCGTTTAATAAATGAAGAAATAAAGAACAAATTAGGTGGATTACATTCAGCCAAATGCATTTTATATAGCGTTGACTTTGACGAAATTGAACGTTATCAAGCAAAAGGTGATTGGGAAAGTGCTGGACACACTTTGGGGGATGTGGCAATCTCTTTAGAAAAAGCAGGAGCAGATTTTATTGTTATTTGTACAAACACAATGCACAAGGTAATAAATTATATTGAAGAAAAAATAAATATTCCAATTCTACATATTGCTGATGCAACAGCAAATGAAATAAAGAAGACTAATGTAAATTCAGTTGGGTTACTTGGAACTAAATATACGATGGTACAAGACTTTTACAAATCAAGAATTGAAGCTAATGATATAAAGGTATTAATTCCAGATAATGAGGATATAGAACTTATAAATGAAGTGATTTATGAAGAATTATGTTTAGGTAAAATCAATCAAACATCGAAAGAATATTTTAAAAAAGCTATAAAGAATTTAGTTGATAAGGGTGCCGAAGGGATTATATTAGGATGTACAGAGATTGGATTATTAATAAAACAAGAAGATTCTAAAGTTCCAATATTTGATACTACAGTAATTCACGCTATTGAATCAGTTAATAAGGCAATTGAATAATAAGGATATCTTATTCAACTAACGAGGTGCTTTACTTCAATAAGGAGTAAAGCCTTTTTTCTTATTGAACTAACGCAGCAGTTTAGTTGAAGAATAATTTAAAGATTTCAGGAGAAAATACTCATTAATTAAATCTATATTAAAGGAGCATTCGATGAAGAAAATCCTGGTAATATTATCTTTTGTTCTTCTTAGTATCCATGTTAATAACCATCAAGTGGTTGCGGAAAAAAACCCGAATGTGGACTTATACAAAGATGCTTTGTTAACATTAATTTCAGGAAATCTTGATGCCCAAAGTGAACAGCCTGATTATAAGCTTATTTATGATACTTTGATTACAACACTATTCCCCTCCGTATATAAAGAAATTATTAATTATTATGGCTATCGCAAACAATTTGAGGATGCTAAAATTCTGAGTATTAAAAGAGAGCATGAGGGCAGTTTTGATTTTAATGTAGAAGTCCAAGTCACAACATTTGAACATGCGCATAACCCTCCTAATGGTAAGGAAACAGTGACTTTTAATATAAGTCCATTTGGGGTTAAAACCATTAGCTTTAAACATGAGGGCGATAAATTAGAAAAGGATATAAATGAATTTTATAAAGCAACACTTTCAGATATAAAACAGTCTTTTAATTTGAATTTAGGGTCTTACTCTTCCTATACATACAATCAATTGCAATACCAAGCAGAAATAAATAACGAATTTAAATCTCTTTTTAATATTGCAGAAGAAATAGTAACCAACATATTGTTTCCTGAGAGAAAGATACCCAACAAAAATGTTATTGACCCTGTAACATCTATAAAAGACAACACGGGTTATATACTCTTTAAAAAGTCTGATGGGACAAATGTAAATTATAAAGTACAAAAGAAAGATGGTAATTGGATAGTAACAGACAAAAATAGTACACAAGGTAAGAAAATGGATTATAAAATACCATGGTATGTTTGGGAAAAAATTAAGCCTACTGATTAATTCAGTTAGGCTATTTTAATAATATAAAATGTTTGTGTATGGTTTCAGTGTGTAGTATTTGAAGCGGGCTTTCAAACTTTTTAGCGGAATTGAAAGATTTCGTGTCCTAATCCTTATTCAACTCCCATGAAAATTAGTTCTATGAAAAATGCTAATACTTAAGAAGACCCTTACTTAATCGTTAAAAAAAGAGGAGAGCGTAAATAAGTCTATGAATTACTGTTGACGGGGTTAAGGTCAGTAACAGTATTGATACTTCCTAACCATTTTCATTCTCTGTGGTGCAGCATTTTTTTGTGCCGCATGGATGGCTAACGGGTGCTTTACTTCAAGAAGGTTTACATTAGGAGAGACAATTGAGTATGAATATATATATTTTGTTATTAATTTCATTAATTTTATTATTTGTTTCTGGATATGCTTTTTATGTCACTTTTAAGAAATATGAAGAAGATGACGATTTTACTGGAGGAATAAATACATTTACTTTTATTGAATTCTTATTTGGTATTCTAATATTAATTTCCGAAAAATTCTTTCAGGAAAAATACCATATTGTTATCTTTAAAATTCTCTCCTTTTTGTTTGGAATATTTATATTAGGATTAACAGTTTTATTATTGATACTTTTCAACTAACGTGGTGCTTTACTTCAAGAAGGAGTAAAGCCTTTTTCTTATTGAACTAAAGAAGCAGTTTAGTTTAAGAAGAAAACATTTACTAGAAGGATTTACATACCAATAAATGAAATATTACTATTATAGTTTTTATGAGAAAGGAAGAATACGATATGTATATTTCAGTTACTAGGTTGCATTTAAAAGGTAAGCGAAAGTTACTTAGCTTTTCTTTTCATACAATTAAATCGATTATTCAGTCAAAAAAAGCAAAAGGATTAAAATTTTCTTCTGTTAACAAAGAAGGATGGGAAACATACTGGACTCTGACAGTATGGGAAAGCAAGGAACATATGAAGGTCTATCGAAATAATGGTAATCATTTAAAAGCAATGAAAATATCACGAAATATTGCAGATAAATTAGAATTAATTAATTGGGAAGCAGAAGCTATTCCTACTTGGAATGAATGTAAAGACAGATTAAATAAGAAGTTTGGCAGAATTGAGTGAGATTTAATTTTCTCAAACGAATAGGTGCCATACTTTAATATACTATCACCTGGTCCAATTCGACTAACGAAGCACATTGTGAAATATTTTACTTAAACTCCCATGAAAATTAAAAAATGCTCAAAATCTATAAAATTGCATAACAAAAGAGACTCAGAATAAGTTTTTTTTAAAAAAAGGCTGAGCCTTCAGAACGTTTATATGGAGTTAAATAGTAAATCAGATACCAACTCCATTCATCTTAGAATAAAGGCAGGCTGGTGCAATAACCAGAGTAGGATTAATCTCCCATGAGTGCTACTCGTATAGAGTGCGACAGTCTGTGATGCACCGTGGTCGTTGGAGTCAGACTAACGGAAGGGCTCTAAGGCACCATAGTTCATCGACCTTCTTCGCCAGCCATACTGAACTATACCCGTTCTGTAACAATTTTCATCCTCTGTGGTGCAGCGTTTTTTTTTTTGCTGCATGGGTGGCTAACGGATGCGTTAGTTTAAGATCAATGGGTATCTCCAAGTATTTATATAACAATACTTGGAGGTACATATATAATTGAAGACCGTGAGCACGACATTATCGGTACTGCAAAAAATAAAATCGATTCAATCGTTGTTTTGTTTTTATTACCAATTCAATTTGTTTACATGCTTTAAAGCTGTATTGATATCCTCATTCATTTCTTGTAAAGCAGCCAATACTGCTTGTTGAATAGTTTCTTTCGACTGTGCATTTGCTTTTTCATAAGCAAAAACAATACTTCTTGAGGCACTTATTAAAGCACCAAATCCATCCGTATTAAAAGCATTGGTGATATCTTTTCCCTTGCCACCTTGTGTACCATAGCCTGGTACTAAAAATAGTGACTGAGGCATTTTCTCTCGATATATGGCTTGTGATTCAGGATAAGTCGCACCAACAACGGCACCAATCGATGAATAACCGTATTTACCAATATCTCTTTGGGCATATGTATGTACTAATGTAGCTACATTTTCAGAAATGCTTCCATTTTCTGTGACTAACTCTTGTAACTCGCCTGAAGAGGGGTTACTTGTTTTTACTAAAATAAACAAGCCTGTATTTTTATCAAGTGCTCGTTGGACAAAAGGCTCTAAACTATCACTTCCTAAATACGGATTAATTGTTAAAGAATCTACAATTTTTGGTGTTTGCCACTCATTTTCGGTATCTCCAAAAAATGATGTAGCATAAGCAGTAGCTGTTGAATCGATATCGCCTCTCTTAGCATCAGCAATCAAAATAAGACCTTTATTTTGTGAGTATTCAACGGTTTTCCAAAAAGCTTCAATTCCTGGTGCCCCATAAACTTCATAATAAGCAAGTTGAGGTTTTACAATTGCTACGTCCTCGGAAATTGCATCAATAATTAATTTGTTAAATTCTAAAAAGGCGTATGCTGCACCTACATCATTTTTACCATATTTTTTTGAAGCATCTTCTAGGATAAAAGCTGGGATACGTGTAATGACTGGATCAAGCCCAACTACTGCGTGAGATTTTTTTTGTTGTATAGCAGAGCAAATACGGTCTGCAAAATGGATGTTTGTCATGAGTGCCCCCAAAATAATTAAATTTACTTTTCTATTATAACGAACAATTCAGTTAATATATATAACTCTAGATAATTGCTTTTTGTAATAACTTAACTTATTTTTTCTAGACAAAAAGTTTAACAAACGTGGTGCTTTGGTCAAATAGAGCTACGTCTAAGACGAGCTCCTTTTATATTTAAAAGTACTTCTGATAATACTCTTTTCTTAACCTTCCGCTTAGCTGAGCATAGATCTTGGTGGTTTCACTCTTCTCATGTCCCATAAGACTTTGTAAGACTTCAATAGGAGCTCCATTATTCATCAAGTGAGTTGCGTAGCTGTGTCTAAGTTGGTGTGGGTGAATCTCTTTATTAATTTCCGCACGATTGGAGATCCGCTTAATGATGTATCTCATTTGGGCAACACTCATTTTATGTGGCTGTCTTGCAGTTACAAAGATTGCTGGATTATGGTCATTACGGCTTTCCATATAGCGTTTAAGCCAAATATCACAACGTGTATTAAAATAAACTTCCCTTTCCTTATCGCCCTTTCCTCTCACAATCGCGGATTGATTGGACCAATTAATATGGTTCTTTTCTATGGAAACTATTTCGGCAATTCGACAACCAGTAGAAAACATGAATTCAAAAATTGCTTTTTCTATTGGGGAATGACAGGATTCACGAAGGTGTTCTATCTCCCTTTCGGTTAAATACTTAGGTATGCGCTTACCTACTTTGGGTTCTTTAATTTTGGAAGTTGGATTCTTACTCAAATATCCTTCTTCATGAGACGAACGAAAAAATGATTTCATAAAGCGGATACGATGTGCAAGACTGGCTGGCTTTAAATGTTTACAGGATATAGCAAGATATTCCTTTAGTTGATTTGTATCCAGCAATGCCATCTCTACATCTTTAAAATAATCAATTAGTAGTGAAGACTGTAACTGGTAGGCTTTCAACGTTTGTGGTGAAAAGCCCTCTATTCGCTTATCCGCTTCATACGAAGCCCATGCTTTTGACAGTAACAATTCCATTCCCCCTAAAAAGTACTATTAAAAGGATTATTGCCAACTTAATAGAATTATAGACATAGGGTATATTTTTACTAACGCAGCAGGTTAGTTGAAGAAAGTAATTCCGATTTTATACAGTATAGTAGCTTATAGATCAGAAATTTGCAGTATTGGAGGAGCAATACATGAAAATTAAGTTTAATAATTTTTTTAGAGAAGAGTTAACGATTAACGATATTCAAGCAGCTATCGAAAATGGAGAAGTAACCTCAAAAGAGTTGGTTATGTATTATCTTAGCCGAATAGCTAAGTATGACCAAGATGGTCGTAAGATAAATTCCGTTCTTGAAATAAATCCTGATGCAATTTTTATTGCCGAAGCACTAGATTATGAAAGAAAGACAAGGGGAGTTAGGGGGCCTTTACATGGGATTCCAGTATTGCTTAAAGACAATATTGAAACAAATGATTCCATGCATACCAGTGCAGGAACACTTGCGTTAGAAAATCATCTTAGCACCCATGACGCATTCCTTGTTGAAAAACTCCGCGTATCAGGTGCAATAATCTTAGGTAAGACAAATATGACAGAATTAGCTAACGGAATGTCAACTAAAATGTGGGCAGGCTATAGTTCCAGAGGAGGACAAGTATTAAATCCATATGGTGATGATGACCTTTTTGTTGGTGGATCAAGTTCTGGTTCTGCTGTTGCAGTTGCTGCAAATTTCACCGCATTGTCTGTTGGTACTGAGACAGATGCTTCCATCCTGAGCCCTGCGATTCAAAACTCAGTAGTTGGGATTAAACCGACAGTTGGGTTAATCAGTCGCACGGGAATTATCCCATTTACATACTCGCAAGATACTGCAGGACCTTTTGCAAGAACAGTTACGGACGCAGCTATTTTGTTAGGTGCTTTAACAGGTGTCGATAAATTCGATCCAGCTACTTATAAGAGTGAAGGTATTTCAAAACAAGATTATACAGTCTTTTTAGATTCTCAAGGATTGAAAGGTGCTAGAATCGGTATATATAATCAAGCTTCGGAGGACTATTATCACTCAGGAGAATACGATGAAAAGTTGTTTGAACAGGTCATTCAAACCTTAAGCCATGAAGGAACAGAAGTTGTCGATAATATCGAAATACCTTCTTTCAATAGGGATTGGAGTTGGGGGGTACCAATATATGAATTGAAACATAGCTTAGGAAATTATTTATCTCAATTACCGTATTACATACCAATTCATTCTGACACAGAATTAATTCAATTTAATAAACAGCATGAAAAGAAAGCCTTGAAATATGGTCAGAATATGTTGGAGTATAGAGAAAATCTACCAAACACTTTAAGAAATCCCGAATATTTGAATGCGAAATTAGAAGATTTGTATTTTTCTCAGGACATGGGGATTGATTTTACTTTAAAAAAGTATGACCTTGATGCTATAATTTTTCCATCTTATATTGGCTCGACCATATGTGCTAAAGCTGGCTATCCATCTATAGCTGTATCTGCTGGTTACATGGAAAGTGGAAGACCATTTGGTATAACTTTTGCAGGTACGGCTTTTAGTGAAGGTGTATTGATAAAACTTGCTTATGCTTTTGAACAAGCTACAAAACATCGAAAATGCCCGAAATTAATATAAAAAAAGACAAATGTTCTTCAACTAAGGGTGTGCTTTACTTCAAGAAGGAGTAAAGCCTTTTTTCTAATTGAACTAATGAAGCAGGTTAGTAGAACAAGAAGCTATCCAAAATGTATGTAAAATTAAATCTTTAACAGACTTAAATTTAGTTGGTTTTTTCTCGTTCTATAAAATTTACTCCATTTTCATTTGCTGATTTATAAATAGCTCTTTTTTCATCTAAACCAAATTGACCATTCTCTTTA carries:
- a CDS encoding tyrosine-type recombinase/integrase; amino-acid sequence: MLLSKAWASYEADKRIEGFSPQTLKAYQLQSSLLIDYFKDVEMALLDTNQLKEYLAISCKHLKPASLAHRIRFMKSFFRSSHEEGYLSKNPTSKIKEPKVGKRIPKYLTEREIEHLRESCHSPIEKAIFEFMFSTGCRIAEIVSIEKNHINWSNQSAIVRGKGDKEREVYFNTRCDIWLKRYMESRNDHNPAIFVTARQPHKMSVAQMRYIIKRISNRAEINKEIHPHQLRHSYATHLMNNGAPIEVLQSLMGHEKSETTKIYAQLSGRLRKEYYQKYF
- a CDS encoding amidase family protein, whose product is MKIKFNNFFREELTINDIQAAIENGEVTSKELVMYYLSRIAKYDQDGRKINSVLEINPDAIFIAEALDYERKTRGVRGPLHGIPVLLKDNIETNDSMHTSAGTLALENHLSTHDAFLVEKLRVSGAIILGKTNMTELANGMSTKMWAGYSSRGGQVLNPYGDDDLFVGGSSSGSAVAVAANFTALSVGTETDASILSPAIQNSVVGIKPTVGLISRTGIIPFTYSQDTAGPFARTVTDAAILLGALTGVDKFDPATYKSEGISKQDYTVFLDSQGLKGARIGIYNQASEDYYHSGEYDEKLFEQVIQTLSHEGTEVVDNIEIPSFNRDWSWGVPIYELKHSLGNYLSQLPYYIPIHSDTELIQFNKQHEKKALKYGQNMLEYRENLPNTLRNPEYLNAKLEDLYFSQDMGIDFTLKKYDLDAIIFPSYIGSTICAKAGYPSIAVSAGYMESGRPFGITFAGTAFSEGVLIKLAYAFEQATKHRKCPKLI
- the pyrF gene encoding orotidine-5'-phosphate decarboxylase; translated protein: MTNIHFADRICSAIQQKKSHAVVGLDPVITRIPAFILEDASKKYGKNDVGAAYAFLEFNKLIIDAISEDVAIVKPQLAYYEVYGAPGIEAFWKTVEYSQNKGLILIADAKRGDIDSTATAYATSFFGDTENEWQTPKIVDSLTINPYLGSDSLEPFVQRALDKNTGLFILVKTSNPSSGELQELVTENGSISENVATLVHTYAQRDIGKYGYSSIGAVVGATYPESQAIYREKMPQSLFLVPGYGTQGGKGKDITNAFNTDGFGALISASRSIVFAYEKANAQSKETIQQAVLAALQEMNEDINTALKHVNKLNW
- a CDS encoding DUF3888 domain-containing protein — protein: MKKILVILSFVLLSIHVNNHQVVAEKNPNVDLYKDALLTLISGNLDAQSEQPDYKLIYDTLITTLFPSVYKEIINYYGYRKQFEDAKILSIKREHEGSFDFNVEVQVTTFEHAHNPPNGKETVTFNISPFGVKTISFKHEGDKLEKDINEFYKATLSDIKQSFNLNLGSYSSYTYNQLQYQAEINNEFKSLFNIAEEIVTNILFPERKIPNKNVIDPVTSIKDNTGYILFKKSDGTNVNYKVQKKDGNWIVTDKNSTQGKKMDYKIPWYVWEKIKPTD
- a CDS encoding DUF3291 domain-containing protein, producing MRKEEYDMYISVTRLHLKGKRKLLSFSFHTIKSIIQSKKAKGLKFSSVNKEGWETYWTLTVWESKEHMKVYRNNGNHLKAMKISRNIADKLELINWEAEAIPTWNECKDRLNKKFGRIE
- a CDS encoding aspartate/glutamate racemase family protein, with product MKTIGLIGGMSWESSSEYYRLINEEIKNKLGGLHSAKCILYSVDFDEIERYQAKGDWESAGHTLGDVAISLEKAGADFIVICTNTMHKVINYIEEKINIPILHIADATANEIKKTNVNSVGLLGTKYTMVQDFYKSRIEANDIKVLIPDNEDIELINEVIYEELCLGKINQTSKEYFKKAIKNLVDKGAEGIILGCTEIGLLIKQEDSKVPIFDTTVIHAIESVNKAIE